The window TTTGGAGGCACATTTTCCAGGGGCCTTAGGGTGTCTCTACGATCGCTATGGCAGTGTGGTGTATGGAGTGGCGCTGAAAGTTTTGCAAAGCCAGCCGGAAGCCGAAGACCTGACCCAAGAAATTTTTCTGTCGCTATGGCAGCGTCCGGTTGACTCTGCTAAACATGGTCATTTGATGCGCTACCTGATTACCATGACTCGATCGCGGGCGATCGACAAATTGCGATCGCGCAGTCGCACCCTTAATTTAGTGCAACGTTGGGGGCAGAGCGTCACTGCTGCACCAGAAGCGTATACTCCGGTTGAGCAGGCTATTTTGAATGAGCGATCGCAGCAAGTACGGCAGGCATTAACCCAGCTTTCAGATCAGCAACGACAGGTGATCGAACTTGCGTATGATGCCGGACTGAGCCAATCAGAAATTGCCCAACAACTGCATAAACCCCTGGGAAGTGTGAAAAGCTGGACTCGCCAGGGACTTTTGAAACTAAAACAACTTTTACAACACTCCATTGACTAAGGTTATGACTGAACCTCTTACTCCTCAAGCAATCGAAACCTTGGCAGCAGGCTATGTCGTGGGCGACCTTGATCGCGCCGAAGCAGAAGTTTTCGAGCAACTGTTGGCAGAAAATCCAGCATTGGTAGCAGAAGTGAAGCGGCTTCAGGCAACCTTAGACCAGGTTGTTTACAGCCTCAACAGTGTGGAACCGCCTCCCCATCTCCAATCTGCCATCCTAGCTGCCGCTACCACGACTTTTCAATCTTCCCAGCACAAACCGTCTCGGCTTCTCTGGCGCACCGTCATGGGTAGTGTGGCAGCACTCCTGATTCTGTATTTAGGAGTAGATAACTATCGCTTGCGACAGGATTACCGCATGGCTAGTGACATCAATACCTTACTGCAACAGTCCCAGACGCAACTTTTCTCTCTTAAGGCTGTGAAGGCATCGGATACTGCTGCGGGTAGCTTTGTTGTGAATCTAGGACAACGGCAGGGAATTCTAGCCGTGCAAAATCTGGTGGCTCCACCCACAGGTAAAGTCTATCGACTTTGGGCGATCGCTGATGGCGAAAAAATTCCCTGTGGCACTGTGAAAATTAATCCCCAGGGAAAGGTGTTAGATAAATTCTGGATGCCTGCCGACTTTTATGACACAGGTATCTCTGGATTATTCGTAACGTTGGAATCATCTGAAACTAGCCGTTATCCTACTGGAACTATCGTGATGCAGAGTAACTCATCTACCAATATCTAACCTCAGCAACTCATGAGCTATCCCGGATGCGGTCTTGGCAGCGCGCCGTGGTATGCAATGGGGAATTCTAATTGCTGGGTTCTGGTTAATTGAAGTCGTTGCGGAAATTTGGCTGATCTGCATCGTATCGTGGTTCGGTTTTGCACATTAAGCTCCAAAGTACAAAGCTTTTCTCAGGCACAGTTAGCTGCAACAGAGCTATAGCGTTGCGTGGCATTGGTTGTGACCGCACGCAGCTGACTACAACTAACTCTGTGTGCCTAGCAACCGAGCGTACTCATTTTTGATGATGGAATAACATTTACAAGATATCTCTTCTAACTCTGACCATCGGTGAGAGGTTAAGACTATAGAACTTTTGTCAATAAGTAATCGTACTTAAAATTCGGGAAAAATTTGGGCTAATCAACAGAATTTTTGGGCGTGCGATCGCTAGACATTTAAAAGGATCATTCATTTTTGCCGACAAATTCAGTACAAAGGTTAATTTAGTACTGACTATTTCAGCAGATTTTCAGCATTATTACTAATTGACAAAAAAGATTTTATCTTAACCTCTCACGAATAAACTCTGACCGATTCAGGATGTTAATATTTTTAAGTTAGAAATGCTTGTTCAGTAAGCTTCCTAGAGAGGAAATTGTAAAAGTTGTTTCTTGACAGGCTCTTAGTACGTTACACGTTCGGGCTATTACGTGTAATCGGCGATTGAAAGTGCTTCTACAAGAGCCAATGTGTTATGGCTCATGGCAGCCGATGACCGCAACCGTTATATTGCTTCATTCCTCAGTGGGGACATTTCCTAAAACTTACTTGTTAGTGTTCAAAATTCGTTAAGTTCATGAGTTGGTGGGGAACTATTGGGAGGAGTGTTGTATCACTAGCAAAATTACAACTAAACAATAGATTGAGTTTGAGGTAGCAATTATGGGTGGGCATCCTTATTGGTACTACACAAAGTACCGAACTGACGTTGATACAACGCTACAATTACTACGTCAGCAGGAGTTTACAGCAGGTCGTTATAACCCAGTACTTCCGTTTATTGATTTCCCAATCACTGCTGATTCCCCCATTCCCGGTTCACAGCATTCATCTATTGAAGAGGCTATGGAAGCTGCTGATGCTGATGGAACCCGATCTATTCTCGATATGTTCCAAGTTTCTACCATTTCTTATTCAGAAGCATTAGCCTCATCAAAGCAGGGTGGTATGGAGCTTTTTTGCACGACATTTCCACTATCAACTGATGAGTTGATTCGTCTATTCAGTACAGAGAAACCAACTCATGAGATGGTTGAGACAGTGATTGTTGCATCTGAGCAAAATGAAGAAGCTGCCAGCGAGTTTTGGGAAAGCATTGACCGTGGAACAGGCAGACATATTGTCATTTATGAGGACGATGAACCTGTTGAAGTTTTTTTCATTGGCTACTCTTTTGATTAGTTGTATTCTGTGTAGTAACGCAACATAAATTATTATGGCACTCCATCCCACTCAAATTTCTGCATCCTTCACACTAAGTACAAGGGTTAATTAGGTAATTAATTTCGGTCTATCTAGCCAGAAAATAGTACGATTCATCACTCTATTGTCGAGAAAAAATCCGGCAAATAACTGCTTTAAACTCAAATTACCAGAATCTAAGCAACTCTTAACTTCTATTTGAGGTGCGTCATCACCTAGAGGGAAAATCCTTTATTTTGTCTGAGTTCTTGTTGCTGTTCTTCTCTTATTTGTTGCAATATGCGCTCTGCTTTTTGCCAAAGCATCAGGTCTTCTCTCTCTACTGACTCCACATTAATTGGTGAATACTCAAACTCACCTGACTGGTTTCGGTTGACAGACACTCGAAAAATTTCACCTCGCTCATCATGGGTAAATACCAGTTCTCTACCTTGCTTCTCTAGAGTTGCACGTTTGAATCTTCTAGTATGTCCGATTTTGGGGTAGACATAGCTCACCCCTAGCTCATTATCAATTTCATTTTTTTCTTGACCGATTTTATCGTCATTCTTTTTGACTGCCACAAATTGGTAAACGCTAGAGAGTTCATCTGAAAAAACTTCGTATACGAACTAAAAATTTACCCCAATGGCAGAATTATGGCTGATTTCTGGAAAATCAAAAATTGGCTCCCATTCTCGCTGATTTATGGCACAGCGATGGTAAATCAATGGAATTTCAAAACCTCAATTCTCAACTAATTATCACTATTGAGAATTAGGGCTAAAACTGGCTCAATTATGGCACGCCAATGGCAGGGCTATGGCATACCAAAGTCCAATCACCTAAATTCCGCATTTTTAGATATCACAGTGACATTATGCTTTCACGGGAGAATAATATTGAATTCTGACGCACAGTACGCCAAAAAGTTTGGAAAGTTTTTTTGAAAAAAAGTGATGATTTAAGTGAATTTCAAATCACATGAATCAAAATCAACTACTAAAAAACTACTTTTATGCTACAAAAATGACTGTACAGTTCACTACTAGGACGCTGACTTTTAAAGGCTCAAGTCCTCCTCATGCCTCGGCTGTTGTTTTAACTGCTGCCCATAATCAAGTAGCTGCTGATTCCAATCGTCAGCTTTGCACTTGAGGCGCTTGGACTGTGGCAGTAGTTCCTTAACAACTCGTGCAGCTGCATTACCAGAATCATCCGAGTCAAATGCCACTTGTACATTAGGGATATGCTGCAATTGCTCTACTGGTAAGCTTTTGGGATTATCTACCGCCATGTACAAAGTTCTATTGGGTGGCACGTCGCCTAAGCGCTGATATTCCAGCATGGCAAAAGACACGGCATCGATGGGCGACTTCAAAAGCACTAACCTTTCTGGTGGCGAAGTAGGCTGTCCGCCTAAGTGAAAGTGAAACCAGCCCTCACGCCGCTTAGTCCCTTTTTCATATCCCTT is drawn from Nostoc sp. KVJ3 and contains these coding sequences:
- a CDS encoding sigma-70 family RNA polymerase sigma factor — encoded protein: MKSGLALTLQDALGIFAEKLAPVYSPESMDLSSPDRHPSEPSSKSDAALLEDLEAHFPGALGCLYDRYGSVVYGVALKVLQSQPEAEDLTQEIFLSLWQRPVDSAKHGHLMRYLITMTRSRAIDKLRSRSRTLNLVQRWGQSVTAAPEAYTPVEQAILNERSQQVRQALTQLSDQQRQVIELAYDAGLSQSEIAQQLHKPLGSVKSWTRQGLLKLKQLLQHSID
- a CDS encoding anti-sigma factor, producing the protein MTEPLTPQAIETLAAGYVVGDLDRAEAEVFEQLLAENPALVAEVKRLQATLDQVVYSLNSVEPPPHLQSAILAAATTTFQSSQHKPSRLLWRTVMGSVAALLILYLGVDNYRLRQDYRMASDINTLLQQSQTQLFSLKAVKASDTAAGSFVVNLGQRQGILAVQNLVAPPTGKVYRLWAIADGEKIPCGTVKINPQGKVLDKFWMPADFYDTGISGLFVTLESSETSRYPTGTIVMQSNSSTNI
- a CDS encoding toprim domain-containing protein; this encodes MKSPIDAVSFAMLEYQRLGDVPPNRTLYMAVDNPKSLPVEQLQHIPNVQVAFDSDDSGNAAARVVKELLPQSKRLKCKADDWNQQLLDYGQQLKQQPRHEEDLSL